The DNA window atttgtacctaacttagactctcggtcatggtaggcgcctctgacgtgtacaatctggtccaatatgaagttgcaaagatcgctgatgagctctaagagttggtcatccttgtatgggcctttttcattcctttctcttctctccactacaagaaaacaagtttcggtttagtatttcatatcatttacgaagtttttatactacgggtgaagaggttcaaatttaaccttaaggggtgtctcctgtaggcaccggtgttacccattatagaacatatatagtatccacaatgtacactcccaggcttctgcttggggcactgtgtgttttgcatatgaaaatgttaagtaatgcttttgacagccatgtaacggagtactgaagaagtaagttacacttaccgcacatagtgtttttatagccagcttttccttccttgctggatcatgccttccatgatgattagtgacatagaacctaaatgccctgctcgaattattttagcaaatacaacttgttcatatccaaaagtgaacgttacaagtatgtatacaaacatataagctaatgaggattgtcgatatgtatacgtcttgagaatcgatatgaagtctttgtatgtcaccgtgtccttatctaatgaatcaaagacccatgccatgctcctcccgacatcgacggctatacaaatccaagtgttgctgcatggatttaatcatagaactagataagcccttctgcatcgaataaaatatatcgaacaaagctttaagtatagggttgagcttactcgaagttgtatggtagccatatagtagagtggtgttggagatttttgaaagccaaggcaatgtatgccgcaaccttaagggactcttcccttagcttcgcactacggatgcgctctttctcccgaagagtctttgcaactgctagctctttggcatccagtgtccaccatttagggtaattaaaatttgtttgggctatagcttgagggtctacatacccggctttcacacttggcatttgtttgacaatgtgcacttgcattctacaaatcatggcgtgggttagttacaacaaaattcaaagattacattcatatcatatcgggaggacaaggacttacaggcaccatgtgcgaattagattcatctctatttctcccaggtgaaagcatgtgtgcatgtcattgaagtcaaagacaatttttccggctaggcttccaaatgtgccggtgggaaagcatgcttatatgatatctatgctcgttgggagaacacgcaagtatcaatcatagaaccttctcattccaagtggtaggcgctggatgtcccagtttggtaggaagggcttgaactggtcatgggaataccacttggacactgacgagacgtctttgatcggaacataaactggccttatgttgattggaatcttctttcgaagttcccattcaggcacgtcctcatcttcttgtgcatcaccttctttagtaggcactcgttgttcatgtatcggttgtgcttgttgagaagactgtggcatctcatgatgcacttgctcggtacgagctggagaaggttgtggcatctcattaggcacatgctcgataagaggcggggaagaatgtggcatctcaggaatgtgggggtcacgagacggtgaaaatatctcctcgacctcaacaaatcgctccaaatttgggagagggggagacggcaaagaagcagtcaatataatgtcccgtttgtgccagaggatgaactgccccataacatctccgagtaacaccagcccctcgggagttgcgtagtctatcctccactgcatgaactcgggcttcactgtatgcacctcgaccctagtgtagtctagcggtatcttattattgtggtgtaagccaccgggaggatgtgccacgcccgttgccacctccatcacagtgttctgtcggccgctgagaaacaccaaggtgtaactagttggttcccgtatgcgatcgactagggttgtggctgcagtggaaccttggctgctaagaactttcggagggctgccaactaatgctagttctcccagCGGTGTCACTAATATCTATgactccgtagacagtccttgctcctccagcgccttcgcaactagagccttcacttggagctcaagactagtctctcggtctcggccatgtttcttgtacatgtgcctgttctctttgaatccttgcttccaggtcatactttttcctagccccctggtgcggcctgtgtgctccttgtttcccaagccaaggctaagctcatccctctctctggaaggattgaatgagcccgtctctttgtcttcagcacatttcagtatccttgataccgtctcttgggtctccggcttatcaaacttaagattactaccggatggttctgtactcctcgcatatatctagttccttgagtgtaccttcaagttgtcacatcgatatttctagcagctgcggcctcttcatccatcttcctaaactgctcttccttggcatagtagccaccgaggcctagatgatggtggtgttttttcctcttcgccagctcgatgttacgggcactgagctccaatgcctctggtgaagtcttctgagccatgagctcctcccattgactaggagttactttgctgaactcgttgaagggagttaaccccttttggatatacttcgtgttgaagggagttaagctggtcctctagtgcttgctcctcaagggttggctgctcatcatgctcggggcatcgagctgcactgtctgttgtccgcgacattatttcgcgctttgttctaaaagatgcaagaaagtgtgctttaggtacgcgagatgGTATACAAAataaaaaagggctataaaccaaagtagtcctataaaacaacaatatatcaaaaaaaactagtagtagcagtagtagaggcctcagaaacatgtcaatcatcatctgatcttgaacttggagcatcaaagcatcataacagagaagagaggagaaggtaatgtaggggcgacttctaatgatgccaagttcctcacaagttcttgatcatcagctcatattccatataatgtatggacttagacaatttcatcattggcaaaacaaagaagaggagagaggagatttggcaaaaaaaaccaacagttgcttagcaaacatagtgcagcagctgatggcaaaagacaggagtagtaagagcagtggagtagtagtgtaagagtagtgaagtagtagtaagagtaagggtataaagtagtagcaaggacaacttaagtattagttaagtagtagtatagagtagtagcAACAGTTAAGTAgtacagagtagtagtagtatagagcagtggcagtagttatgtagtagtaatagtatagaaaagtagagagtagtagagatagtagagtagagtagagtagaggagtagtagtaaaagtagtagagtagagcagtagtagtagtagtaaaaaagcagcagcagttagtataggagtaggagtagagcagtagtagtagtatagagagtagtagtagtatagagtagcagcagcGGTTAGTATAGGAGGAGtaaagcagtagtagtagtatagagagtagtagtagtatagagtagcagcaacagttagtataggagtaggagtagagcagtagtagtagtatagagagtagtacgagtaagagtagtgaagtagtagtatagagtagcagcagcagttaagtagtatagagtagcagcaacagttagtataggagtaggagtagagcagtagtagtagtatagagagtagtagtagtatagagtagcagcagcagttagtataggagtaggagtagagcagtagtagtagtatagagagtagtagtagtatagagtagcagcagcagttagtataggagtaggagtagagcagtagtagtagtatagagagtagtacgagtaagagtagtgaagtagtagtaagagtaagagtaagagtacagACTAGTAGGAAGGACAGCTTAAGTAGTAGTTAAGTATTAGTAGCAGTAGTACTAAGGATTTGATATTGACGACCActgctagtaagcatcaagacagtgacaaccactgctagtaagcatcaagacagtgacaaccagtggcatgtgctaaaagtagtaagcatcaagacagttgaAAGTATGCAGTGTAAGTGCCATGGAGCCCAATCAAAACCAAACACAAAACATAGAACAAAATATCCTCCAGCTTCTATGTCAAACATGATAAGCAATATTTTGACAAGCAAGCTAGCACATCTCATTACGTTGAAGTCAAACTGATAACTGAACAATGGAAACTAAATTCTTCTCTGCAACGTCATGTATCAATCCAACCATAGTTCAAATGCAAGAACCTACCACAAATCATATCATGTCATACTGCAAATAAGAAATAACATGTGTACTTGCTGATAAAAAACAAATAATTAAGTTTTACTATAGTATATAATCCAGGAAGTCAGAACAGATCATTAAAGAAATAACATGTGTACTTGCTGCTAGAAATTTCATGTTCATCACCAGCACCATGTAAAAAAATCCTGCAAACTGCATTCTTAATTTCTAATCCGTTGACAAATTGATATCTCGATACCTAAATTTTTGAAACTGCCACTCTAAAAAAAACTTATATCATGTTAAGTATAAATAATAATCATTCTATTTTTTTCTCTGTTCAGCAAGAATAATCAAGCATGAGACAGAATATATAAATAATAATCATTCTATTTTTCTCTCTGTTCCACATCAGCTGCCTACGTCGTCAACATCTTTGGGGACGCCCTTAGGGCACCTATGTAAAGTGTTCAGACAAACAGACACAGATGTATAAAAGCAAGTACGATAGGTTAATCTAAAAAAGCTATATAAAAGATGCCATCTCAGATGTTTAGTGAGATGAAGAATGATTAGAAAAGAGGAAAAACAAAACAGACGATAAACTTACAAACTAGCTACTCCCTTCCGGTATACTAGTATTTTCTAAGGCGTGCAATAGTttcaagaaaaaaatatatactcTGCCTATTGAACCACATATATGCTAAAAACCACATATAATTTCTCTGTCTATTAATTTATAATAGTTTTTATAGAATAAATTTTTTTAGCTAATCACATGTCTTCTCTATATCATCTATCTATCTCATCTCCTCATATCTTGGTTTTTATCTAAGAAACTATTTCCTCATCTATCTTCTTTAATTGCAGTGACACATCATCTTTTCCTTAGTTTAGATCCTGATTATTGAACATATAACTAGTTTCATCTTTCATGGTTGGGAGTTCCCTTAGAAATTGGACCGGAGGTAATTCATCATAGGCTCCAAAATATAAAGGAATCTCTATGACAGAATGATGTGGTCAGATATTTCAATTGAAAAGTATTATATGAATGAGCTATTAGATTGGTTATTATAGACAGCGGTATCTTCTAGCCACTAGTTAGCTTTATTACTAACCATTTCTCTAATTACTAAGAGAGAAATTTTATTATGTTATTATAAAGTATTGGTTTAAAGTTTATACCAATAATGAAAACATTTGTTTAGATGTAGTCAAATATTTTGTTAGCAAATGTTACTACTAAATATCAGTACAAATTTAACCATCTTATCCATCTCATAATCAATCATCACGTGCTGGCAGTACAATCACGTGGTTCCTCCTCTAGAAAGAATATCCCTATTATCATGACGCAAGCGAAGACGTCACGAGCCGCTCGTGCTCACCCAACACAAtcatgcaaactcttaatttctaATCCTGCAAACACAAGCATACTAATTTTTGAAACTGCTTATATCATGTTCAATTTCATTCCCTTCAGTTCTGGACTTATGACAAATCTCATGCTAATTGAAGCAAACACAAGCATACTAATCTTACGATAAGTCTGAAGGCGAAGGCATAGAATTGCATAAGCAATATAATTAAGAAGAGCAAATAGAATTGCGAGGATTCTTTAGCCTCTGTTCAAGATGGGGACGGACAacagagaaagggagaggaggaaCATACATGTGTTGTCGGTGCGCGGGGGCAGGGGGGGCGGGCGTGGGGCGTCGGGAGCGTGCGTCGTCGGCGTGCAGGGGCaggacgccgggggccgggcgccaggggccgggtgcgggaccgGCGGCGTGGCCGGCAGTGGAAACCCTAGGAGcgcaggggcgggcgccgggggccgggtgcgggatgCCGGGGGACGGGCGCCAGGGGCCGGGTAcgggcgcgggaccggcggcgtggccggcggcggaaaccctaggcgcgtaGGGGCGGGtgccgggggccgggtgcgggacgcgGGGGGCGGGCGCCTGGGGCCGGGtgcgggcgcgggaccggcggcgtggctggcggtggaaaccctaggcgcgccggggcgggcgccgggggccgggtgcaagacgccgggggccgggtgtgggcgggcgcgggcgcgggaccggcggtgggggcggcggtggaaaccctaggcgcgcgggcagcctgacggcgtcgtcggtggaagaagacagcgcccagacgacATCACTCCCGTGCGCCGTCCTATTAATACTCCCtcctatttctaggggcggttcctgatccagccgcccctagaaatgcatttgtaggggcggttcctgatccaaccgcccctacaaatagtttctattttttaaattataaattctatattttttatatcataaaaacacaaagtaatataaaaaattgtgtatatgcacaaatataatattttgtattattctatatgaataaatatatatatatataaacaattgtagtcaaaacaatatagaaaacaaaaattaaaaatttgaattttaaaacttcgactacaattctatgacattaaatgaaataaaatgaaaatgttgtaataaatgaaaatagagtggatgttcaaatagagtcatctggatgttgcaaagggtagtctcacacacatgcataaaatgtagtctcacacacatacaaaaatatgtagtcttacacacgtacataaatatatagtctcgcacgcatgcataaatgaagtcttacaaacacacacttacacaaacactccacgttcaacaactagctagcccgctgtaacgactttccccttgacaccttttcgttcccatggcattatgtctttggggaggttcttttcgacaacactgatcttcttaggaaagtctgtgaatagtggcatctcatcgtagttattgtaagcttcaacatcgtccacgccaccaactccaataatgtgttgtttcccggaggcaaccacgtgctttgtctttttcttcggggggaggttactttgtgggtcagacatatcaaaaacttgtgtgacacgtgaaacgagcacccaagggtcatcttggtagcctagattctcgaggtccaggactctcaatccgatcttgttcagttggtgttgtttgatccagcggcatcgaaatagggccaccgttatatcccttccatagtcaagttctcatatctcttcaatgatgccaaagtattggatctttcgccctaatccatagagagcctctattcgaacgccgctattttggttcacatatttactatcctttgcgtgggtatagtatgtatacccattgatgtcataagcattccaagatgtcacttgtctcgatggaccctccgccaacctactgatggtaatagagtctatggtttctccaggcggtatgttttggtccttcaaccatgtagttagtcgttgcttgtgctgtttcatgacccaatcatccgaacggccatttctctccgccataatgatagtcaagtgttcatcaatatacggttgcatcagttgtgtactctgcaagacattgtaatgcgcccgactcacctctttgtaatcatggtcgatgaacacttttctaccactggtgcccttcccagccagcctacccttgtgatgagaatcgggtttaccaatccctttctgtacttttaggtactcttgacagcactcgatgacttcttcagtattgtaaccctctatcatggagccctctgggtatgctcgattatgcacgtatcgacttaaaaccgacatgaaccgctcaaaggactacatttcatgcaagtagcaagggccaagtgcctatctgatgaaccatgtgaatcatgagatgtggcattatatcaaaaaaagtaggaggtaaacacaactccagttggttttgtgtctccaccacaaattcatgtaggtcactcagctcttccttgtcaatcgtcttctgtgagatcttcgaaaagaagtagcacatgcgggtgatggccattttcaagaactctggctttatagccctgattgcaataggtagaaacactgtcagcatcacatggcaatcatgagccttgcagtgtgttattgacaagtccttcatcgacactagcttcttcatatttgctgaaaacccagtcgggactttgatcccccttaggaaagtgcatatagctctcttctcgtctggtgttaggttgaagcatgccatgggcagagtgtattttccattagcctcaggtaccgggtgaagctgtggcatcacatttagctgcaccatgtctttccgtgctttcagaccatcctttgacttgcctgtgtccatcaaggtagcaatgagactctcaaaggcattcttctgcacgtgcatagcatcaatggcatgggggacctccaagtctggccaataaggcagatactgaaagaagatcgattgtttcttaaaaggtacgccttcgacaagaggtgtgcttctatctctatttgtcccatccggattcttctttccatagacgacgcgtatgtttttcaccattctgtacacatgttctccgttatgacgtctctccggagggggttcaatctctggggcgttgtcataaaatctaaagaacaatttgctgtggtacttgtgacttgtctttaagaagcgtcggttccttaggtaaactatcttcttggatgcatccaggtacacccatgtagtaccatccaagcaaaccaagcatcccgtcttccctttgatctgtccagacaaagcaaacagcgcggggtaatcattggtagtaacaaatattattgctctacatatgaagtcctcctttcggaacgcatcgtacatctgctccccat is part of the Miscanthus floridulus cultivar M001 chromosome 9, ASM1932011v1, whole genome shotgun sequence genome and encodes:
- the LOC136480874 gene encoding glycine-rich cell wall structural protein 1-like, which codes for MGTDNRERERRNIHVLSVRGGRGGGRGASGACVVGVQGQDAGGRAPGAGCGTGGVAGSGNPRSAGAGAGGRVRDAGGRAPGAGYGRGTGGVAGGGNPRRVGAGAGGRVRDAGGGRLGPGAGAGPAAWLAVETLGAPGRAPGAGPNPNRHCRHLRRSCAQARRTAPVPCPTPTPPQLANAAV